From Pandoraea vervacti, the proteins below share one genomic window:
- the ftrA gene encoding transcriptional regulator FtrA → MKHHLVAALAYDRLCTFEFGCVTELFALERPELGVDWYRFNVCAIESGPLRAAGGITVAAPYTLSRLDRADTIVVPGWRDPDELPPEALLKKIRAAYRRGARLCSICSGVFVLAAAGVLDGKTVTTHWRYAQKLQQRYPSVKVQSDTLYVDDGQIITSAGSAAGLDMLLHLVRRDYGSAVANRVAQRLVVPPHREGGQAQFVPRPVPRDESGRLAKLMDWVRQHPALPHTLRSLAEQASMSSRTLQRHFQEATGMAPYEWLTHERVAVARELLEAQPSAPMARIAELAGFGSEESMRRHFRRIAHTSPAAYRQKFGHDTSLPSAGTRPRRLGND, encoded by the coding sequence ATGAAACATCATCTTGTCGCGGCATTGGCCTATGACCGGCTCTGCACCTTCGAATTTGGCTGCGTGACCGAGTTGTTCGCGCTGGAGCGCCCGGAGCTCGGCGTGGACTGGTACCGGTTCAACGTTTGCGCCATCGAGTCCGGCCCCCTGCGTGCGGCGGGCGGCATTACGGTCGCCGCGCCGTACACGCTCTCGCGGCTGGACCGTGCGGATACGATCGTGGTGCCCGGTTGGCGCGACCCGGACGAGTTGCCGCCCGAGGCATTGCTCAAGAAGATTCGTGCCGCGTATCGGCGCGGCGCACGGCTTTGTTCGATCTGCTCCGGCGTGTTTGTCCTGGCGGCGGCCGGCGTGCTCGATGGCAAGACGGTGACTACCCACTGGCGTTATGCGCAAAAGCTGCAGCAGCGCTACCCGAGCGTGAAGGTGCAGTCCGACACGCTCTATGTCGACGACGGCCAGATCATTACGTCCGCAGGATCGGCGGCGGGGCTCGACATGCTGCTCCATCTGGTGCGCCGGGACTATGGCAGCGCGGTGGCAAACCGGGTCGCCCAGCGCCTCGTCGTGCCGCCGCATCGCGAAGGGGGCCAGGCCCAGTTCGTGCCGAGGCCGGTGCCGCGCGACGAAAGCGGACGCCTGGCGAAGCTGATGGACTGGGTGCGCCAACATCCCGCGTTGCCGCACACCCTGCGCTCGCTGGCCGAACAGGCGTCGATGAGTTCGCGCACGCTGCAACGGCATTTTCAGGAAGCTACCGGCATGGCGCCCTACGAATGGCTGACGCATGAGCGGGTGGCCGTCGCGCGCGAATTGCTCGAAGCGCAACCGTCGGCACCCATGGCGCGCATTGCCGAACTGGCGGGCTTCGGATCGGAGGAGTCGATGCGCAGGCACTTCCGACGCATCGCTCACACGAGTCCGGCTGCGTACCGGCAGAAGTTCGGTCACGACACGAGCCTCCCATCGGCGGGGACCCGCCCGCGTCGTCTCGGTAACGACTAA
- the tcuB gene encoding tricarballylate utilization 4Fe-4S protein TcuB, with protein sequence MQQSDPLAAERSHMASSSDMKNPSYGSAARVIPIVPMSASETEVARQMQICNACRYCEGFCAVFPAMTRRLEFGKSDVNYLANLCHNCGACYHACQYAPPHEFGVNVPKAMAEVRLETYTEYAFPASFGALYKRNGLTLSVALAAGLVLFLWLGVALQGGLPVDGAPGSFYSIFPHNLLAAMFGTVFLFSLLALGVGVRRFWRDVSAGTASASTPAVAEATRDALTLKYLDGGHGDGCNEADDAFTLARRRFHHLTFYGFMLCFAATAIATLYHYALGVEAPYPVLSAPVLLGILGGIGLIAGPAGLLCLNLKRPAARSDVRQRPMDRGFIALLLLTSASGLALLALRTTAAMPSLLAIHLGIVMALFATLPYGKFAHGIFRCAALLKSSIEKRQRSTLSVGSD encoded by the coding sequence GTGCAGCAGTCTGACCCGCTCGCCGCCGAGCGTTCACACATGGCGTCATCAAGCGATATGAAAAACCCGTCATACGGCAGCGCAGCGCGCGTGATTCCCATCGTGCCGATGAGCGCGAGCGAGACCGAAGTGGCGCGCCAGATGCAGATCTGCAACGCGTGTCGCTATTGCGAAGGCTTCTGCGCAGTGTTCCCGGCCATGACGCGCCGCCTCGAATTCGGCAAGTCGGACGTCAACTATCTGGCGAATCTCTGCCACAACTGCGGCGCCTGCTATCACGCGTGCCAGTACGCACCGCCTCACGAATTCGGCGTGAATGTGCCGAAAGCGATGGCGGAAGTCCGTCTCGAGACCTACACCGAATACGCGTTTCCCGCGTCGTTCGGCGCACTGTACAAGCGCAATGGCCTGACGCTGTCAGTCGCCCTTGCGGCTGGCCTCGTGCTGTTTCTCTGGCTCGGCGTTGCTTTGCAGGGCGGCTTGCCGGTCGATGGCGCACCCGGGAGTTTCTACTCGATTTTCCCGCATAACCTGCTCGCGGCCATGTTCGGCACCGTTTTCCTGTTCTCGCTGCTCGCGCTGGGCGTGGGCGTGAGGCGTTTCTGGCGCGACGTATCTGCCGGAACGGCCAGCGCGAGCACGCCTGCCGTGGCGGAGGCGACCCGAGACGCGCTGACGCTGAAATACCTGGACGGCGGCCATGGCGATGGCTGCAACGAAGCGGACGATGCCTTTACGCTCGCACGGCGCCGCTTCCATCACCTGACGTTCTACGGCTTCATGCTCTGTTTTGCGGCGACCGCCATCGCCACGCTCTATCACTACGCGCTCGGGGTCGAGGCGCCGTATCCCGTGCTAAGCGCGCCGGTTCTGCTCGGCATCCTGGGCGGCATCGGGCTGATCGCGGGACCGGCAGGGCTGCTGTGCCTGAACCTGAAGCGTCCCGCGGCGCGGAGCGATGTCCGTCAGCGCCCGATGGATCGTGGCTTCATTGCGTTGCTGCTCCTGACAAGCGCGTCCGGTCTTGCCTTGCTCGCGTTGCGAACCACCGCGGCGATGCCGTCGCTGCTGGCGATACACCTGGGCATCGTCATGGCGCTGTTCGCCACGCTGCCTTATGGCAAGTTCGCGCACGGCATCTTTCGCTGCGCCGCGCTGCTCAAGTCATCGATCGAAAAACGGCAGCGCAGCACGCTGAGCGTGGGTTCGGATTAG
- the tcuA gene encoding FAD-dependent tricarballylate dehydrogenase TcuA, giving the protein MVDVLVIGGGNAALCAALMAREAGASVLLLESAPREWRGGNSQHTRNLRCMHDAPQDVLVDTYPEEEFWQDLLKVTGGITNESLARLTIRASSSCRPWMQKHGVRFQPPLSGALHVARTNAFFMGGGKALVNAYYRSAEALGVDIRYDTPVDSLELEGSRFIAARSGDQRFEARACVLAAGGFESNREWLRDAWGQNERGEWPADNFLIRGTRFNEGVLIKHMRDAGADMIGDPSQSHCVAIDARAPLYDGGICTRIDCVSLGVVVNRDAERFYDEGEDFWPKRYAIWGRLVAHQPGQIGYSIIDAKAIGRFMPPVFPGEKADTLPELARKLGLPQARFMETVTRYNDACRVGTFDHTALDDCHTEGLTPPKTHWARRLDTPPFYGYALRPGITFTYLGLKTNERAQVHFGGRASDNLFVAGEMMAGNVLGKGYTAGVGMSIGTAFGRIAGTQAARAARQTTEVSSAAV; this is encoded by the coding sequence ATGGTCGATGTGCTCGTAATCGGGGGAGGCAATGCCGCATTGTGCGCCGCGTTGATGGCGCGCGAAGCCGGGGCTTCGGTCCTGCTTCTGGAATCCGCGCCGCGCGAATGGCGTGGCGGCAACTCGCAACACACGCGCAATCTGCGCTGCATGCACGACGCGCCGCAGGACGTGCTCGTCGATACCTATCCGGAAGAGGAATTCTGGCAGGACCTGTTGAAGGTGACGGGCGGCATCACGAATGAATCTCTGGCGCGGTTGACGATCCGTGCATCGTCGTCGTGTCGGCCATGGATGCAAAAACACGGCGTGCGTTTCCAGCCGCCGCTGTCCGGTGCGCTGCACGTGGCGCGCACCAACGCGTTCTTCATGGGCGGCGGCAAGGCCCTCGTCAACGCGTATTACCGCAGCGCCGAAGCGCTCGGCGTCGATATCCGCTATGACACCCCCGTCGATTCCCTGGAACTCGAGGGATCCCGTTTCATTGCGGCGCGCAGCGGCGACCAGCGGTTCGAAGCTCGTGCCTGCGTACTGGCCGCGGGCGGCTTCGAATCCAATCGCGAATGGCTGCGCGATGCATGGGGACAGAACGAGCGCGGCGAATGGCCCGCCGACAACTTCCTGATTCGCGGCACGCGCTTTAACGAGGGCGTGCTCATCAAGCATATGCGCGACGCTGGGGCGGACATGATCGGCGACCCGTCCCAGTCGCACTGCGTTGCCATCGATGCGCGCGCCCCCCTTTACGACGGCGGCATCTGCACGCGCATCGACTGCGTGTCGCTCGGCGTCGTGGTGAATCGCGACGCCGAGCGCTTCTACGACGAAGGCGAGGACTTCTGGCCGAAGCGCTACGCCATCTGGGGACGGCTCGTGGCGCATCAGCCGGGACAAATCGGCTATTCGATCATCGACGCGAAAGCCATCGGCCGCTTTATGCCGCCCGTCTTTCCGGGTGAGAAGGCCGACACCCTGCCCGAACTCGCGCGCAAGCTTGGCCTGCCGCAAGCGCGTTTCATGGAGACCGTCACGCGTTATAACGATGCGTGCCGCGTCGGCACCTTCGATCACACAGCACTGGACGATTGCCACACCGAAGGCCTCACACCGCCCAAGACGCATTGGGCGCGTCGCCTCGACACGCCGCCGTTCTACGGATACGCGCTACGCCCGGGCATCACCTTCACGTATCTCGGGCTCAAGACCAATGAACGCGCACAGGTCCACTTCGGTGGCCGCGCCAGTGACAACCTGTTCGTTGCCGGGGAAATGATGGCCGGCAACGTACTCGGCAAGGGATATACGGCCGGGGTGGGCATGTCGATCGGCACGGCGTTCGGGCGCATTGCCGGGACGCAGGCGGCGCGCGCCGCACGCCAGACAACGGAGGTTTCCAGTGCAGCAGTCTGA
- a CDS encoding LysR family transcriptional regulator has product MELRQLRYFLSVVEHGSMGKAALELGVVTSALSQQISRLESELSTRLLQRTSGGVVPTDAGLAFWRQAQLALRHVDDAANAARSARLSGHVSVGMAPSTASVMGVAFLQAMRARYPEVRLHMVESLSGHLASMLSARQIDLAVLFHEAPAQRWSVQPLLDERLFLIGARDLEGMPTSASVRLKNLSDLPLILPSGTHGLRSLLLAAFRRAGYEPNIAAEVDGLALLMDVVRAGVGATIQPGAALARPENAILTSVPVAEKYAMRPNMLASVSDDELSPAGLAARVVLADVARQLVQEHRWPGAQLRTPTSSQIVKTP; this is encoded by the coding sequence ATGGAACTCAGACAACTGCGGTATTTTCTCAGCGTCGTGGAACACGGCAGCATGGGCAAGGCAGCGCTGGAACTCGGCGTTGTGACCTCGGCGCTGAGTCAGCAGATCAGCCGTCTCGAGAGCGAACTGTCCACGCGTTTGCTGCAACGCACCTCCGGCGGCGTCGTGCCGACCGACGCCGGTCTGGCGTTCTGGCGTCAGGCGCAACTCGCCTTGCGTCATGTCGACGACGCGGCAAACGCCGCACGCTCGGCGCGCCTGTCGGGCCACGTCAGCGTGGGCATGGCGCCGAGTACGGCCAGCGTGATGGGGGTCGCGTTCCTGCAAGCCATGCGCGCGCGATACCCCGAGGTACGACTGCACATGGTCGAGAGTCTCTCCGGGCATCTCGCGTCCATGCTGAGCGCGCGTCAGATCGATCTCGCCGTCCTGTTCCACGAGGCGCCCGCACAGCGCTGGAGCGTGCAGCCGCTGCTCGACGAGCGGCTGTTCCTGATCGGCGCACGCGATCTCGAAGGCATGCCGACAAGCGCCTCCGTCCGCCTGAAAAACCTCAGCGACCTTCCCCTGATTCTCCCCAGCGGCACCCACGGCCTGCGTTCGCTTCTGCTCGCGGCGTTCAGGCGCGCGGGGTACGAACCGAACATCGCCGCCGAAGTCGACGGTCTCGCGCTGCTGATGGACGTCGTGCGTGCCGGCGTTGGCGCGACGATACAGCCCGGCGCGGCGCTCGCCAGACCCGAGAACGCCATTCTGACGAGCGTACCCGTCGCCGAGAAATACGCCATGCGGCCCAACATGCTCGCCAGCGTCTCCGATGACGAACTGTCTCCCGCCGGACTCGCCGCTCGCGTTGTCCTTGCCGACGTCGCCCGTCAGTTGGTCCAGGAACATCGCTGGCCCGGTGCGCAGTTGCGCACGCCGACTTCTTCACAAATCGTGAAGACCCCTTGA
- a CDS encoding helix-turn-helix domain-containing protein — protein MTTPAIGTLLRDWRQRRRMSQLDLALEAEISTRHLSFVETGRAQPSREMLLHLAQALDIPLRERNALLVAAGFAPRFEARAFDAPDMAVAREAVQRVLDGHEPYPALAVDRHWTLLAANRAVMPLLEGVDPSLLNGAVNVLRLSLHPDGLASRIANLPEWREHLLHRLRQQIHASGDATLGELYEELKAYPVDARGPAPAVPPSASIFVPMQLRTNDGLLSFFSTTTVFGTPVDVTLAELALEAFYPADEATGRIMRAMVL, from the coding sequence ATGACGACACCCGCTATCGGAACCCTGTTACGCGACTGGCGCCAGCGCCGGCGCATGAGCCAGCTCGATCTCGCGCTGGAAGCCGAGATTTCGACCCGCCATTTGAGCTTCGTGGAGACGGGTCGTGCGCAACCCAGCCGCGAGATGCTGCTGCATCTCGCACAGGCGCTGGACATCCCGCTGCGCGAGCGCAATGCGCTGCTCGTGGCAGCCGGCTTCGCGCCTCGCTTCGAGGCACGCGCATTCGATGCGCCTGACATGGCCGTCGCTCGCGAAGCGGTTCAACGGGTGCTCGACGGTCATGAGCCTTACCCGGCGTTGGCCGTCGATCGGCATTGGACGCTGCTCGCCGCCAATCGCGCGGTGATGCCGCTGCTCGAAGGTGTCGATCCTTCGCTGCTGAATGGCGCCGTCAATGTGCTTCGCCTGTCGTTGCATCCTGACGGTCTCGCCTCGCGCATTGCCAATCTGCCGGAGTGGCGCGAGCATTTGCTGCACCGTCTGCGTCAACAGATTCACGCCAGCGGCGATGCCACCCTGGGCGAGTTGTATGAGGAACTGAAGGCCTATCCCGTGGACGCGCGCGGCCCGGCCCCGGCGGTGCCGCCGTCGGCAAGCATCTTCGTGCCGATGCAGTTGCGAACGAACGACGGGCTGCTGTCGTTTTTCAGTACGACGACCGTCTTCGGCACGCCCGTGGACGTCACGCTTGCCGAACTCGCACTCGAAGCGTTTTACCCGGCCGACGAAGCGACCGGCCGCATCATGCGCGCCATGGTGTTGTGA
- a CDS encoding spore coat U domain-containing protein: protein MPQTQTLTDTFQVRINIQGTCLVLTSTDVDFGTHVPSAGSHSQTGTIRVQCTKDLPFSVGLDGGTTNADVNARAMVNGTGVKIPYTLRRNSPTGPIWGNDSSNWQTGVGQGLGSAYEISLTVYAQATLTGNEPSGAYSDTVTATLTY, encoded by the coding sequence TTGCCCCAAACGCAAACGCTCACCGACACTTTCCAGGTTCGCATCAACATCCAGGGCACATGTCTTGTGCTCACCTCCACGGATGTCGACTTCGGAACGCACGTTCCCAGCGCGGGCTCTCACTCGCAGACGGGCACCATTCGCGTGCAATGCACGAAAGACCTGCCCTTCTCCGTCGGGCTGGATGGCGGGACGACCAACGCAGACGTGAACGCCCGGGCGATGGTCAACGGTACCGGCGTAAAAATTCCCTACACGCTGCGACGTAACAGTCCGACCGGACCCATCTGGGGAAACGACAGTTCAAACTGGCAGACCGGCGTGGGGCAGGGACTCGGGTCCGCCTATGAAATCTCGCTGACGGTATACGCGCAGGCGACCCTTACCGGAAACGAGCCGTCCGGCGCTTACTCGGACACCGTGACGGCAACGTTGACCTACTGA
- a CDS encoding molecular chaperone, which translates to MNNPVRVASCGARLARSAAVRAISLLSLAACFHVGSATAAVLQVSPVRIEFASAQHAQALQVSNSGTRSLDAQVRIVRWSQEGGKDRFDPVDDLVASPAILQVSPGQTRVVRLVRLHPAPSNQQLSYRVFVDELPTSKITSGAGIKVLMRYSIPLFVEPASAKTGTGAPGTPGEVPPTDLSQVQSQLVAGPDGKSSLLVSNSSAHAIRISDLVTSGPSGGQQSLVNGLVGYVLPGQQMAWPINVPFPPSQNLTLKARFNDDREARALPMGAQR; encoded by the coding sequence ATGAACAATCCGGTGCGAGTGGCCTCGTGCGGTGCTCGATTGGCGCGATCTGCTGCGGTGCGCGCGATCTCTCTCTTATCGCTGGCGGCGTGCTTTCACGTGGGAAGCGCCACGGCGGCGGTGCTTCAGGTGTCTCCTGTGCGCATCGAATTTGCTTCGGCGCAGCACGCCCAAGCGCTGCAGGTATCCAACAGCGGGACTCGGAGCCTGGATGCCCAGGTGCGTATCGTCCGGTGGTCTCAGGAAGGCGGCAAGGACCGCTTCGATCCGGTCGACGATCTGGTCGCGAGTCCGGCGATTTTGCAGGTGAGCCCGGGGCAGACCCGCGTCGTTCGCCTCGTGCGGCTGCATCCGGCCCCCTCGAATCAGCAGCTTAGCTACCGAGTGTTCGTCGACGAACTGCCGACAAGCAAGATCACTTCCGGCGCGGGCATCAAGGTGCTGATGCGCTACTCCATCCCGCTCTTCGTGGAGCCCGCTTCCGCGAAGACCGGCACAGGCGCCCCCGGCACCCCCGGTGAAGTGCCGCCAACCGATCTGAGCCAGGTGCAAAGCCAACTGGTGGCCGGGCCCGATGGAAAATCCTCACTTTTGGTCAGCAATTCGAGCGCGCACGCGATCCGCATCAGCGATCTCGTCACCTCGGGCCCATCCGGCGGGCAACAGTCGCTTGTCAATGGCCTGGTCGGATACGTGCTGCCCGGTCAGCAGATGGCCTGGCCGATCAACGTCCCCTTTCCCCCGTCTCAAAACCTGACCCTCAAGGCGCGATTTAATGACGATAGGGAAGCCCGGGCGCTGCCGATGGGGGCTCAGCGTTAG
- a CDS encoding fimbria/pilus outer membrane usher protein, which translates to MTIGKPGRCRWGLSVSIGVALAGAVAAGHGKPVDAAQSQVESIEVPGDVAVSAPGDEALYLEVVLNRVRVGRIVPVVLREGRLYVEAHTLHELGLALPDERVLVALDSLPGLRAYYDIADQRLDLSTSVDLLEGDAQLVGYQPPPAPRLDPATRAPGLLLNYDLYTQDDGQTRSLSGWSEVRLFGVGPGVFRSSNITQWTGARFAGDRFQSTRLDTSWQMDFPERMVSITLGDTYSGALAWTRTMRYGGIRISRNFNLQPYRVTVPLASFIGDTTVPSTVDLFINGIRESQSTVSPGRFQVLSAPVLNGAGSAQVVITDITGQSRVVNFSLYNSARLLQSGLSDWSIDLGKLRKNYGLNSFSYSDNVMASGSGRYGLNNHVTLEGHAESTNGLTMGGLGTLLLLGRTGGVVSLSYGMSRNGGMQGRQYSLGYEWQGQWLSANIATVRRDSAFRDVASLEGSTMPRRTDQAFLGVTIGRGQLGASYVRQDYPDTPKASYVALSWAQSLGSYGNINLSVSRDVSGGAGTTTFVYWSVPIGNRHHAWASAQSQRSGDALTVGAMRTLPGDTDGWGWRVQGSAGRSATSGAEISQLTRYGQWRAGAQYWTNAGESNTAAYAGATGGLLLMKGSLFPMRRVDDAFAMVSTDGIEGVPVKLENRLVGTTDDKGLLLVTPLNAWENNDLSIDPLVLPADVTVDRVRLAAVPATGSGMLARFPMKSLLVVELSLRDGHGEWVPPGTQVNILPGEQMAVTGYDGRLYLQDPPVGARIVVHGLCEVSLPADLPARGRINLGELACLQTK; encoded by the coding sequence ATGACGATAGGGAAGCCCGGGCGCTGCCGATGGGGGCTCAGCGTTAGCATCGGCGTCGCCCTCGCTGGCGCGGTCGCCGCAGGGCACGGGAAACCTGTCGACGCAGCGCAATCGCAAGTTGAATCGATCGAGGTCCCCGGCGACGTCGCCGTTTCGGCGCCGGGGGACGAAGCGCTGTATCTGGAGGTCGTTCTCAATCGCGTGCGCGTTGGGCGCATCGTACCTGTCGTGCTTCGCGAGGGACGCCTCTATGTCGAGGCGCACACGCTTCACGAGCTCGGGCTTGCCCTGCCGGACGAGCGTGTCCTTGTCGCACTCGACAGTCTGCCGGGACTGCGGGCCTACTACGATATTGCCGATCAGCGCCTGGACCTGAGCACGTCAGTCGACCTTCTCGAAGGCGACGCACAACTGGTCGGCTACCAGCCTCCCCCTGCGCCCCGCCTGGATCCTGCAACGCGTGCGCCCGGCCTGCTGCTGAACTATGACCTCTACACGCAGGACGACGGCCAGACGCGCAGCCTCTCCGGCTGGAGCGAAGTCCGATTGTTCGGCGTGGGTCCGGGGGTGTTCCGTAGCAGCAATATCACGCAGTGGACGGGGGCACGGTTCGCAGGCGACCGGTTCCAGAGCACGCGACTCGACACGTCGTGGCAAATGGATTTTCCCGAGCGCATGGTCAGTATCACGCTTGGCGACACCTACAGCGGTGCGCTTGCGTGGACACGTACGATGCGCTACGGCGGGATTCGCATCTCGAGGAACTTCAATTTGCAGCCGTATCGGGTCACGGTGCCCCTCGCGTCGTTCATTGGCGACACGACGGTTCCTTCCACCGTAGATCTGTTCATCAACGGGATTCGCGAGTCGCAAAGCACGGTTTCCCCCGGACGCTTTCAGGTGCTCAGTGCACCGGTGCTCAATGGCGCGGGCAGTGCGCAGGTGGTCATCACCGATATCACGGGTCAGAGCCGCGTCGTCAATTTCTCCTTGTACAACAGCGCCCGGCTGCTGCAGTCCGGCCTCAGCGACTGGTCCATCGACCTGGGCAAGCTACGAAAAAACTATGGACTGAACTCGTTTTCCTATTCCGATAACGTCATGGCGAGCGGCAGCGGGAGGTATGGCCTCAACAACCATGTGACGCTTGAGGGCCATGCCGAGTCGACAAACGGCCTGACGATGGGCGGGCTGGGAACCTTGCTGCTGCTGGGCCGGACCGGTGGCGTCGTCAGTCTGTCTTACGGAATGAGCCGTAATGGCGGTATGCAGGGCCGACAGTACAGCCTTGGCTACGAGTGGCAAGGCCAGTGGCTAAGCGCCAACATTGCCACCGTGCGGCGTGACAGCGCTTTCCGGGACGTGGCGAGCCTGGAGGGGAGCACGATGCCTCGGCGCACGGACCAGGCGTTCCTGGGCGTCACCATCGGCCGTGGGCAACTGGGTGCCAGTTATGTCCGGCAGGATTACCCCGATACTCCCAAGGCAAGCTACGTCGCGTTGAGCTGGGCGCAGTCGTTGGGCAGCTACGGCAACATCAACCTCAGTGTCAGCCGGGATGTCAGTGGCGGCGCCGGCACGACAACGTTTGTGTACTGGTCGGTGCCGATAGGCAATCGCCACCACGCCTGGGCGAGCGCGCAAAGCCAGCGAAGCGGCGATGCGTTGACCGTGGGCGCAATGCGTACGCTACCGGGCGACACCGACGGATGGGGATGGCGGGTGCAGGGAAGCGCGGGGCGCAGCGCGACGAGCGGCGCAGAAATCAGTCAACTCACGCGCTACGGGCAATGGCGCGCGGGAGCGCAGTACTGGACCAACGCAGGCGAGAGCAATACCGCCGCCTATGCCGGTGCGACCGGCGGACTTTTGTTGATGAAGGGCAGTCTGTTCCCGATGCGACGGGTCGACGACGCTTTTGCCATGGTGTCGACTGACGGGATCGAAGGGGTGCCGGTCAAGCTGGAAAACCGCCTGGTCGGTACTACGGATGACAAAGGTCTCCTGCTTGTGACCCCTCTCAACGCCTGGGAGAACAACGACCTCTCCATCGACCCGCTGGTCCTGCCTGCAGATGTCACCGTGGACCGTGTTCGCCTGGCGGCCGTGCCTGCCACCGGTAGCGGCATGCTCGCACGCTTTCCGATGAAGTCGCTTCTGGTGGTCGAACTTTCCCTGCGCGACGGTCACGGCGAATGGGTGCCCCCGGGCACACAGGTCAACATCCTGCCGGGCGAGCAGATGGCCGTGACCGGTTACGACGGTCGCCTGTACTTGCAGGATCCGCCGGTCGGCGCTCGTATCGTCGTGCACGGCCTGTGCGAAGTCAGTCTGCCTGCCGATTTGCCGGCGCGCGGGCGCATCAATCTCGGAGAACTGGCATGCCTGCAAACAAAATGA
- a CDS encoding spore coat U domain-containing protein → MPANKMTTRLRTWLTILVLIGLSLGLAAPAVAQSCYVNGAFGMNFGTVGTSGRAATSQLTYTCAPDYSGANQTYYYQICIYIGPGDWSAGQPTRRMSNYNGAFLNYDLFADPARTQIIGAPGTTPVYRVYTAVPPGSPVTANASIYGWVYAGQSVPAVQVYQEQSHQGLIRYRYATNGFPNSEDCTVGGIGGGSVGYGSSGVLATYENSCTIVVTDLDFGAVPPPQTGVYATSSIRVQCAPGTTWKLGLDNGQHYDGIMRRMAGAGGYVKYQLYIDESRTNIWGNDAISMVAGTTDVTGSSQTVTVYGAVPPQPDASGGFYADTIIATLYY, encoded by the coding sequence ATGCCTGCAAACAAAATGACGACGCGCCTTCGAACGTGGTTGACGATACTGGTCCTGATCGGCTTGTCATTGGGACTTGCTGCACCGGCAGTCGCACAAAGCTGCTATGTCAATGGCGCTTTCGGGATGAATTTCGGTACCGTCGGCACCAGCGGGCGAGCGGCGACGTCGCAATTGACCTACACCTGTGCGCCGGACTACTCCGGCGCAAATCAGACGTACTACTATCAAATCTGCATATACATCGGGCCCGGGGACTGGAGCGCCGGCCAGCCCACCCGACGCATGAGCAATTACAACGGTGCATTCCTGAACTATGACCTGTTCGCCGATCCGGCGCGCACACAAATTATCGGAGCCCCCGGCACGACGCCGGTTTACCGCGTCTACACTGCAGTGCCGCCAGGCAGCCCGGTGACAGCCAATGCCTCCATTTACGGATGGGTGTATGCAGGACAGTCGGTGCCTGCCGTTCAGGTCTACCAGGAACAAAGCCATCAGGGGCTGATTCGCTATCGCTATGCCACAAACGGCTTCCCGAATTCCGAAGATTGCACCGTGGGCGGCATAGGCGGCGGGAGTGTCGGGTACGGATCGTCCGGTGTGCTCGCGACTTACGAGAATTCCTGCACGATCGTCGTCACCGATCTGGATTTCGGCGCCGTTCCTCCGCCCCAGACCGGTGTCTATGCAACCTCCAGTATCCGCGTGCAGTGTGCGCCGGGTACAACCTGGAAGCTTGGTCTGGACAATGGTCAGCACTACGACGGAATCATGCGTCGAATGGCCGGCGCTGGCGGATACGTAAAATATCAACTATACATAGATGAAAGTCGTACAAATATTTGGGGCAACGATGCAATTAGCATGGTCGCCGGCACCACGGACGTCACGGGCAGTTCCCAGACCGTCACGGTGTACGGCGCGGTCCCGCCGCAGCCGGACGCGTCCGGCGGCTTTTACGCCGACACCATCATTGCCACGCTTTACTATTGA
- a CDS encoding molecular chaperone: MTCLLGNVVHGADLQIEPVTVDLSESSTSIWIRNHGAESIHVTAKIFSWDQVDGDELLKPTNDVGVSPPRADIAPGARQRLRVIRRDNATTQRERAFRLIIDATTNPPAAVTPRYSLPVFVESMGERPVALLAQLKSTDDGRAQLHLINPKGYRAKVVDLTYRISAVDAQILVPDLSGYILPCSYKRWILPGKFSQYKAGHFEAVVNGVLTILNAQIAERSKPIQLACE; this comes from the coding sequence GTGACCTGCTTGCTGGGCAATGTCGTCCATGGCGCCGATTTGCAGATCGAGCCTGTGACGGTTGACCTCTCCGAGTCCAGTACATCGATCTGGATTCGCAATCATGGCGCTGAGTCTATCCACGTGACGGCGAAAATTTTTTCGTGGGATCAGGTCGACGGCGATGAACTGCTGAAGCCCACGAACGACGTTGGCGTGAGCCCGCCGCGTGCCGATATCGCGCCCGGTGCACGCCAGCGCCTGCGCGTTATCCGACGGGACAACGCCACGACACAACGGGAGCGGGCATTCCGACTCATCATTGACGCCACGACCAATCCTCCAGCGGCCGTAACGCCACGATACTCGTTGCCGGTGTTTGTCGAAAGTATGGGGGAACGCCCGGTAGCGCTGCTGGCACAGCTGAAATCCACGGACGATGGCAGGGCCCAGCTGCACCTCATCAATCCCAAAGGCTATCGAGCCAAGGTCGTCGATCTGACGTACCGAATTTCGGCGGTCGACGCACAGATTCTGGTTCCCGATCTATCCGGCTACATTCTGCCGTGCAGCTACAAACGATGGATATTGCCCGGCAAGTTCAGTCAGTACAAAGCGGGGCATTTCGAAGCCGTCGTCAACGGCGTTCTCACGATTCTGAACGCGCAGATCGCCGAGCGGAGCAAGCCCATTCAATTGGCGTGCGAATGA